One Candidatus Krumholzibacteriia bacterium DNA segment encodes these proteins:
- a CDS encoding metallophosphoesterase: MAREIRLLHTSDVHLDASFRATGLPSQRARERCQAHREAFEAIVAAVERLGADVLCIAGDLFEGAHARAETVRHVARLLGACGRPVFIAPGNHDPLGERSAYGLATWPENVTLFGGAWRAVRLPELDLVVHGRGFVESEERARLVEGLAIEGAGRHVLVAHGSDTSCRPERHDPYRPFLPADLDALPLTYAALGHYHRFSILETQRVRAVYSGCPIPQNFADTEAHGAVLARLHDGGVQVELLPLPARQFVTLCLDVSGADTQAGLAERLQAEIGGRGLQEDFLRLRLTGSLPPDMEVDLAALRETLAPLVHEVELRDETVPEYDFTAMARENTVRGQFVRLLCARLEAAAEPDKDVVRRALHFGLDAFAGRPQLR, from the coding sequence GTGGCACGGGAAATCCGCCTTCTCCACACCTCGGACGTGCATCTCGATGCCAGCTTCCGGGCCACGGGGCTGCCGAGCCAGCGGGCCCGCGAGCGCTGTCAGGCGCATCGGGAAGCCTTCGAGGCGATCGTCGCCGCGGTGGAGCGCCTGGGTGCGGATGTGCTCTGCATCGCTGGCGACCTCTTCGAGGGCGCCCATGCCCGCGCCGAGACGGTGCGTCACGTAGCGCGGCTGCTCGGTGCCTGCGGCCGCCCGGTGTTCATCGCCCCGGGCAACCACGATCCTCTCGGCGAGCGCTCGGCCTATGGCCTCGCCACCTGGCCGGAGAACGTCACGCTCTTCGGCGGCGCCTGGCGCGCGGTGCGGCTGCCGGAGCTCGATCTGGTCGTGCACGGTCGCGGCTTCGTGGAGAGCGAAGAGCGCGCCCGTTTGGTGGAAGGTCTCGCCATCGAGGGCGCAGGCCGGCACGTGCTGGTGGCGCACGGCAGCGACACCTCGTGTCGACCCGAGCGTCACGATCCCTACCGGCCTTTCCTGCCGGCAGACCTCGATGCCTTGCCGCTCACCTACGCCGCCCTCGGGCACTACCACCGCTTCTCCATTCTGGAGACGCAGCGGGTGCGCGCGGTGTACAGCGGCTGCCCGATCCCGCAGAACTTCGCCGACACGGAAGCGCACGGCGCGGTGCTGGCGCGGCTGCACGACGGCGGTGTCCAGGTGGAGCTGCTGCCGCTGCCGGCGCGGCAGTTCGTGACCTTGTGCCTCGATGTGAGTGGCGCCGACACGCAAGCAGGGCTCGCCGAGCGCTTGCAGGCGGAGATCGGCGGACGAGGACTGCAGGAGGATTTCCTCCGCCTCCGGCTCACCGGGAGCTTGCCTCCGGACATGGAAGTCGACCTGGCGGCGTTGCGCGAGACGCTGGCGCCGCTGGTGCACGAGGTGGAGCTACGGGACGAGACGGTGCCGGAATACGATTTCACCGCCATGGCGCGGGAGAACACCGTGCGCGGTCAGTTCGTGCGCCTGCTCTGCGCTCGCCTGGAGGCGGCGGCGGAGCCCGACAAGGACGTGGTGCGACGGGCGCTCCACTTCGGCCTGGACGCCTTCGCCGGGCGCCCGCAACTGCGCTGA
- a CDS encoding RNA methyltransferase: MGSHHRDCAALSLMGPLDHIRFVLVRPEQGGNVGAAARALKNMGFAELVLVAPCYDDPTEAVRLAHNAEEILAAARHVDALHTALADCRWSVATTRRLGARRTAAHTPRTLAAAVRSDPARRPLAIVYGPERDGLAAAELDLCHEVLHIPAFPEQPSLNLAQAVLVVAYELSLAHLEAPLPGALGPEATAAELEAQFTQLRQVLLAIGFARPETVEHQMRHLRQLLARARPRPDEVTLLRGLWRQMLWAAARGDDDVADSRHP; encoded by the coding sequence ATGGGGTCTCACCATCGTGACTGCGCCGCGCTGAGCCTCATGGGGCCTCTGGACCACATCCGTTTCGTCCTCGTCCGCCCCGAGCAAGGCGGCAACGTCGGTGCCGCGGCGCGGGCGTTGAAGAACATGGGGTTCGCGGAGCTCGTCCTGGTCGCGCCGTGCTACGACGATCCGACCGAAGCGGTGCGCCTGGCGCACAACGCCGAGGAGATCCTGGCTGCGGCTCGGCACGTCGATGCCCTGCACACGGCGCTCGCCGATTGCCGCTGGAGCGTCGCCACCACGCGCCGGCTCGGGGCGCGGCGCACCGCCGCGCACACGCCGCGCACGTTGGCAGCGGCGGTGCGCAGCGACCCGGCGCGCCGTCCCCTGGCCATCGTCTATGGCCCGGAGCGCGATGGCCTCGCCGCGGCGGAGCTCGACCTCTGCCACGAGGTGCTGCACATCCCGGCCTTCCCCGAGCAGCCGTCCTTGAACCTGGCCCAGGCTGTTCTCGTGGTCGCCTACGAGCTCTCTCTCGCCCACCTCGAAGCGCCGCTCCCCGGCGCCCTCGGCCCGGAGGCCACGGCGGCCGAGCTGGAGGCACAGTTCACTCAGCTGCGCCAGGTGCTGCTCGCCATCGGTTTCGCGCGCCCCGAAACGGTGGAGCACCAGATGCGCCACCTGCGCCAGCTGCTCGCCCGCGCCCGCCCGCGCCCGGACGAGGTCACCTTGCTGCGCGGCCTCTGGCGCCAGATGCTCTGGGCAGCCGCTCGTGGCGACGATGACGTCGCCGACTCCAGGCATCCCTGA
- a CDS encoding GWxTD domain-containing protein, whose protein sequence is MRRLRFLLPLGFALWFAAAGAGTQSDKLQDLTDRWRSARAGVRPPEAFLRTLVAQDSLFSRDPGLQIERLSPEMRALYDGLRPILSPSLQAQFLGFSNDSLRAEWVRAYWRLHDPTPTTAENERLEEHENRVERARHDFARKDGSGWDIRGDVFIQCGAPDSIVEEGADVTSGVGYLPARMDWLYLEEKWVAAFERPNPRGPWVLGSPTRLSRRPDEVREDLKRLGYADADMRSPSGRDRASDLLGQDEERRILAQKGLEDSPLSQEIIEHEVRNDFRTRELLRKRDEAVWAFTKEHEAGRQRFWMQGEAPPRLWYVFDADVFKGPPGRMWLEVHYQFNAQDLTFRWQDSLYVARYSIEGLLLDAGAHEIARDRYSETLTAAEFRSTLEGRLFPGQLQFAVPAGTYRLALRLADGFGKGEGTYLTDLEVPPLHGRQLALSDIEMATKIIYADPSWHPRFVKKDRLVVPNPIGVYRKSGALTGYFEIYGLQLDARDVCRYEVTYTLVPRSLRRAEGWFPASTPQQRPFVTASFTGEGGTSELVEELRIDIAALDEDVYDLELTVKDLVSGQQATQRGSFTVLQ, encoded by the coding sequence TTGCGGCGTCTGCGCTTCCTCCTCCCCCTCGGGTTCGCGCTCTGGTTTGCCGCCGCCGGTGCCGGCACGCAGAGCGACAAGCTGCAGGACCTCACCGACCGCTGGCGCTCGGCCCGCGCTGGGGTGCGGCCGCCGGAGGCCTTCCTCCGCACCCTGGTGGCGCAGGACTCCCTCTTCTCGCGCGATCCCGGTCTCCAGATCGAGCGCCTGAGCCCGGAGATGCGAGCCCTCTACGACGGCCTCCGTCCCATCCTGTCGCCGTCGCTGCAAGCCCAGTTCCTCGGCTTCTCCAACGATTCGCTGCGGGCCGAGTGGGTGCGCGCCTACTGGCGGCTCCACGATCCGACGCCGACGACGGCGGAGAACGAACGCCTGGAGGAGCACGAGAACCGTGTCGAACGGGCGCGTCACGATTTCGCCCGCAAGGATGGGTCGGGCTGGGACATCCGCGGCGACGTCTTCATCCAATGCGGCGCCCCGGACTCCATCGTCGAGGAAGGTGCCGACGTGACGAGCGGCGTCGGCTACTTGCCGGCCCGGATGGACTGGCTCTACCTGGAGGAGAAGTGGGTGGCAGCCTTCGAGCGCCCGAACCCCAGGGGCCCGTGGGTGCTGGGGTCGCCTACACGCCTGTCGCGCCGGCCCGACGAGGTGCGCGAGGATCTGAAGCGCCTCGGCTACGCCGACGCCGATATGAGAAGTCCCAGCGGGCGTGACCGCGCCAGCGATCTCCTCGGCCAGGACGAGGAGCGCCGCATCCTGGCACAGAAGGGCCTCGAGGACAGCCCGCTCTCGCAGGAGATCATCGAGCACGAGGTGCGCAACGACTTCCGCACCCGCGAGTTGCTCCGCAAGCGCGACGAAGCGGTGTGGGCCTTCACCAAGGAGCACGAGGCCGGACGCCAGCGCTTCTGGATGCAAGGCGAGGCGCCGCCCCGCCTCTGGTATGTCTTCGACGCCGATGTCTTCAAGGGGCCCCCGGGCCGGATGTGGTTGGAAGTGCACTATCAGTTCAACGCCCAGGACCTCACCTTCCGCTGGCAGGACTCTCTGTATGTGGCGCGCTACAGCATCGAAGGCCTGCTCCTCGATGCCGGCGCCCACGAGATCGCCCGCGACCGCTACAGCGAGACGCTGACTGCGGCGGAGTTCCGCAGCACCCTCGAGGGGAGATTGTTCCCCGGCCAGCTGCAATTCGCCGTGCCCGCCGGTACCTACCGCCTGGCGCTCCGCCTCGCCGACGGCTTCGGCAAGGGTGAAGGCACCTACCTCACCGATCTGGAGGTGCCGCCACTGCACGGCCGGCAATTGGCGCTCTCGGACATCGAGATGGCGACGAAGATCATCTACGCCGACCCGAGCTGGCACCCGCGCTTCGTCAAGAAGGATCGCCTCGTCGTCCCCAACCCCATCGGCGTGTACCGGAAGAGCGGCGCCTTGACCGGTTACTTCGAGATCTACGGCCTGCAGCTCGATGCTCGCGACGTCTGCCGCTACGAGGTCACCTACACCCTGGTGCCGCGGAGCCTGCGCCGCGCCGAAGGCTGGTTCCCCGCCTCGACGCCGCAGCAGCGACCCTTCGTCACCGCCAGCTTCACCGGCGAAGGCGGCACGAGCGAGCTGGTCGAAGAGCTGCGCATCGACATCGCCGCCCTGGACGAGGACGTCTACGACCTCGAGCTCACGGTGAAGGATCTCGTCTCGGGACAGCAGGCCACGCAGCGGGGCTCCTTCACCGTGCTGCAGTGA